CCATCGAGGCCAGCAGCGCCAGCGCCGAGGTGCGCGGCATGATGCCCAGCGCCATTAGAGCGCCCGAGGCCGCCATGACGCCGCCGTTGATCTGGGTCAGGCGCTCCGGCTCGGGCAGCCCCGCGCGCTCGACCAGCCTGGCACG
This portion of the Deinococcus rubellus genome encodes:
- a CDS encoding DoxX family protein, whose translation is MVERAGLPEPERLTQINGGVMAASGALMALGIMPRTSALALLASMVPTTVVGHPFWQLEGAERQGQMLHFSKNVAMMGGLLLVVADRGK